In Brienomyrus brachyistius isolate T26 unplaced genomic scaffold, BBRACH_0.4 scaffold100, whole genome shotgun sequence, a genomic segment contains:
- the LOC125727505 gene encoding death-inducer obliterator 1-like isoform X4, giving the protein MEIVLDCKTSISNIQLENTVPAMEGNGSLDTSAAPEPDKDPVDVSSQADEKEEVTNEDAEKMDDPGKPAKASEFKKTWGFRRTTIAKREMPAETESQDSRSAPVRRSGRQAKRTDKLEEFLSTAKRGRGGRRSAPGHLETWDTPSQTPTDVETASEASFDGNAATDERKPDSKAVGRKDAKGGSVSDDGSSENEDNAETVPPKAEEPEEHGMGGPEADAQEPVSHVSTEEDGKKAGEDEASEQTTAGTPAASKDSTPGKKASKPRRRAKGSKDNKDEEEDDDDDDDDDDDEEESSGKSDNEGYDPNALYCICRQKHNKRFMICCDRCEEWFHGDCVGITEARGRLMERNGEDYICPNCSARKSQAASPADSGKRTARRTRQSSPADRTAPSAGSEDKASEDLGIKGRIEKATNPSGKKKIKIFQPAVETASLPKCIGPGCEKAALPDSVYCGNDCILRHAAAAMKSITDVKESKPKEKAKVKSQKKPTARAAPKKKSSSERRNSGRMSTESSGKAEDDASDSEDEDDDDDNEDPRPIEQEPPVSSWSSDHNYNAVTPERAAPVASSVYNKSSGKESDEADSEKETAPVRRSSASSSASPKGGKRSPGSGVPKIAAKGKKHILLPASGSKASKKHALAFGKSHKLQKSSPAPLSAAGQGQGAGPAPTVLPPVIGPPASRHHVTGALRVTKTTFTIPKKQPKPQEPPQTLGSGPSSAPTRPLPASSTPSISSSAPSSRAPPAAPAQPPAQPQPNNQIRQNIRRSLTEILYKRVSDSDDLTISENEVGKLAVNIEKEMFNLFLNTDNRYKNKYRSIMFNLKDPKNKGLFYRVVGGEVTPFRLVRLSPEELLSREIAEWRRRESTEVLEPRPQPGHPKPGAKAETAPDVDMEESPPVSDGDDQEEIKQAASSAPAVAPPSAPALASAPVSAVKASQEAASAPVPDIFSSMLKDTTAEHRAHLFDLNCKICTGQKSADEEPAPKRPKLSSSSVTKKNEARGKQEPRPLKAGASSGDGNPTMVTLQDGETPLIDSPASPEDSAALPASSTYSSLVAPVTIPAVSSVTITRRDPRTAGYRPLSGTTAPTPTPALPNTTSESSVTESKPTTVLLPPPPPPSAPKSILLKPAASPDTRFFSPPGTSLTESHSSPESETAVFLSQQEMMWKGFINMHTVAKFVTKAYLVSGSFEYLKEDLPDTIHIGGRISPHTVWDYVGKLKTSLSKELCLIRFHPATEEEEVAYVSLFSYFSSRRRFGVVANNNRRIKDLYLIPLSAKDPLPSKLLPFDGPGLEPARPNLLLGLVICQKEKKRTGIPLESEDKRAKIQTRDPDDTGLPKPPPLPKSDVKPEKVQRINPEIPMSTTPPGSPPPLSSSESSSGVLPAPSMLSLISTAKPPVSVPSGKDSPSSTSTTDVTTTPLQTILKTLFGKKKQDTDVSLSPSEQRSVDVTVPPAPLLDPIVQQFGQIYPKEVEEDEDDRPYDPEEEYDPEKGYGTKTSTAPDNVFVATKVPEPTSAEVDDVAYDPEDETIFDEVKGGVGDLPGESKAKTSAECSSTALGGGTSTLTEQQKMLEELNMQIEEQKRQLEEQEESIRQQRATAGVSHLIPDTLMPQPSKSLLANSQLLQLGKKVDEMAAKTSAAPVINQRRDPRQSRDPRQAAANRRLTSDATEKETSTEVPTTEIASTQPDSSQPETIQVPAETQPELVPFLEAENTEISIPLLGEKIEPEMDDNTFVELPEKNSQDNSKPEIESNPYTTWPNSASILKAKELNLEPPQDLPALESSQTSYYSGSMNAAPSGPFPGISQDMAQSNSSLVDVQTPHMPHMGIINPEFGSSQEIPPHIPFQHPPGPPPMQVPPPLQGEGDQSQYRDPSQYAPPGPYPPYQNQWGGSQQQFEGPRGPPPQPMMGPRGPPPFQPLSQRGPPPQIFDNSMNSIPPQHMGPRGPPPSQFEGHCPPPPSFDGQNGSLQPRFNRPPPPFNFPGPRGPPPPFSGPPPVHFDNRTPPPAHFPGPRGPPPPHQFGEHVPQKPLLDTPRGPDEQPYDNSGNTYQQSIEPHQGETPPLIYRENQTLAQAPPFRGPPHNQFDGRRGPSADMGGQRYPPPNRFSGPGAPTHLHNQRMPSPPHRGSFEDPRGPHPPEFQGPRGPPAVPFAGPRVPPPGHFPESRGGQPRFRFEGPHHPPEIRPLRHSGPLLPTPPEGPIQLPNRVGHSPDSHREDHWRHSPEMRRRSSREDSEQRNNGDRAGRFEGTHRDREGAQGPTRVSEERQREVSEDRRRDRDSGHSARQWDRNSGKPWSRERDWDRSRERDWDRDRERDRSRGREADRHREGDSDKRRDRDRDRDRDRERERGRDRDSDRRDHDRDRGRNRDRDRDRDRDRERDRDRDRDSRDRRRDRSRSRDRGKDRDRDRGRDRDRDRDRERDRDRKERSKSKEKGKENKSETPKESEKTSETETAASKNATS; this is encoded by the exons ATATTCAGCTTGAAAATACTGTTCCTGCTATGGAGGGCAATGGGAGCCTGGACACCTCTGCTGCTCCAGAGCCAGACAAGGATCCTGTGGATGTCAGCTCCCAAG CAGATGAAAAAGAGGAGGTGACCAATGAGGATGCAGAGAAGATGGATGACCCTGGGAAACCAGCCAAGGCGAGTGAATTTAAGAAGACCTGGGGCTTTCGACGAACCACTATCGCCAAGCGAGAGATGCCGGCTGAAACAGAGAGCCAGGACAGCAGGAGTGCCCCGGTCCGCCGCAGCGGCCGGCAGGCCAAGCGCACCGACAAGCTGGAGGAGTTCCTCTCTACAGCCAAGCGGGGGCGTGGTGGTCGCAGGAGTGCCCCGGGCCACCTAGAGACCTGGGACACGCCCTCCCAGACACCTACCGACGTGGAGACTGCGTCAGAGGCCAGCTTTGACGGCAACGCGGCAACTGACGAGCGGAAACCCGACAGTAAGGCAGTGGGCAGGAAGGACGCGAAAGGCGGCTCTGTCAGTGACGACGGCAGCTCGGAGAACGAGGACAACGCAGAGACTGTTCCCCCAAAAGCAGAGGAGCCTGAGGAACACGGCATGGGAGGCCCTGaggctgatgcacaggagcctgtgtcacatgtaagCACTGAGGAGGATGGGAAAAAGGCAGGGGAGGATGAGGCCTCGGAGCAGACTACTGCGGGCACTCCGGCAGCCAGCAAGGACTCCACTCCAGGCAAAAAGGCCTCTAAACCTAGACGGAGAGCAAAGGGCAGTAAGGACAACAAagacgaggaggaggatgatgatgatgatgatgatgacgacgacGATGAGGAAGAGTCGTCGGGTAAATCTGACAACGAGGGATATGACCCCAATGCACTCTATTGTATCTGCCGGCAGAAGCACAATAAAAG GTTCATGATTTGCTGTGACCGCTGTGAGGAGTGGTTTCACGGCGACTGTGTGGGTATCACTGAGGCACGTGGCCGTCTAATGGAGCGCAACGGAGAAGATTACATCTGCCCAAATTGCTCTGCCCGCAAGAGCCAGGCGGCCTCCCCCGCCGACAGTGGGAAGCGGACAGCCCGCAGGACCCGGCAGAGCTCTCCTGCAGATCGGACAGCGCCTTCTGCTGGTTCGGAGGACAAAGCCAGTGAGGACTTGGGGATCAAAGGCAGGATAGAGAAAGCTACCAATCCAagtggaaaaaagaaaattaagatATTTCAGCCG gctgtcgaaacagcatccctgcCAAAGTGCATCGGTCCTGGCTGCGAGAAGGCTGCCCTGCCGGACTCTGTGTACTGTGGCAATGACTGCATCCTCAGGCACGCAGCGGCCGCCATGAAGTCCATCACGGATGTAAAGGAGTCCAAACCGAAGGAAAAGGCTAAGGTCAAATCTCAGAAGAAGCCCACGGCTAGAGCAGCTCCCAAG AAGAAATCATCTTCGGAAAGGAGAAATTCGGGCAGAATGTCCACGGAATCATCCGGCAAGGCCGAAGATGATGCATCGGACAGCGAGGACGAGGATGATGACGACGACAACGAAGACCCGAGGCCAATCGAGCAGGAGCCGCCAGTGTCTTCCTGGTCCAGCGACCATAATTACAATGCTGTCACGCCAGAAAGGGCAGCACCTGTAGCGTCCTCTGTGTATAACAAATCGT CTGGGAAGGAGAGCGATGAAGCAGACAGCGAGAAGGAGACTGCCCCCGTGCGGAGGTCATCTGCAAGTTCCTCTGCCTCCCCCAAAGGGGGCAAGCGGTCCCCTGGGTCAGGAGTCCCTAAGATAGCCGCCAAGGGCAAGAAACACATCCTGCTACCTGCCAGCGGGTCTAAGGCATCCAAGAAACATGCCCTAGCCTTTGGAAAATCTCATAAATTGCAGAAATCCAGTCCTGCTCCACTTTCTGCTGCTGGTCAAGGACAAGGTGCAGGACCTGCCCCCACTGTATTGCCTCCGGTCATTGGTCCACCTGCTTCCCGGCACCATGTCACGGGGGCCTTGAGGGTCACCAAAACAACCTTCACTATCCCCAAGAAGCAGCCCAAACCTCAGGAGCCCCCACAGACCCTGGGCTCGGGGCCCTCATCGGCCCCCACCAGGCCGCTGCCAGCGTCGTCTACGCCCTCCATCTCATCCTCGGCACCCAGCAGCAGAGCCCCTCCGGCGGCCCCTGCACAACCTCCAGCTCAACCACAGCCCAATAACCAGATCAGGCAGAATATCCGGCGCTCCCTTACTGAGATCCTGTACAAGAG GGTGAGTGACAGTGACGACCTGACCATATCGGAAAATGAAGTTGGAAAACTCGCCGTCAACATTGAGAAGGAAATGTTTAACTTATTTCTCAACACGGACAACAGATATAAGAACAAATACAGGTCAATCATGTTCAACCTGAAAGATCCTAAAAACAAG GGTTTGTTCTACCGCGTTGTCGGGGGTGAAGTTACGCCCTTTAGGCTTGTAAGGCTGAGCCCGGAGGAACTCTTGTCCAGGGAGATCGCCGAGTGGAGACGGCGGGAGAGCACAGAG GTGCTGGAGCCCAGACCCCAGCCCGGGCATCCCAAGCCAGGAGCCAAGGCAGAGACAGCCCCCGACGTGGACATGGAGGAGTCTCCTCCCGTGTCTGATGGAGAC GACCAGGAAGAAATCAAACAGGCTGCCAGTTCGGCCCCAGCCGTGGCCCCTCCGTCGGCCCCCGCCCTTGCTTCTGCTCCGGTTTCTGCAGTGAAAGCCAGCCAGGAGGCTGCCAGTGCCCCGGTGCCTGACATCTTCAGCAGCATGCTGAAAGACACCACAGCAGAGCACAGGGCACACCTGTTTGACCTTAACTGCAAGATTTGTACTG GTCAGAAGTCCGCTGACGAAGAGCCTGCCCCAAAGAGGCCGAAGCTTTCATCATCCTCTGTCACCAAGAAGAATGAGGCTAGAGGGAAGCAGGAACCACGACCACTCAAAGCAGGTGCTTCATCTGGTGACGGAAACCCAACCATGGTCACCCTTCAGGACGGCGAAACGCCTCTCATAGACTCGCCAGCCTCCCCAGAGGACAGTGCAGCTTTGCCAGCCTCTTCTACGTACTCGTCCCTCGTTGCCCCTGTCACCATCCCTGCAGTGTCCTCTGTCACTATCACACGCCGGGACCCACGCACCGCAGGATACCGCCCCCTCTCGGGGACAACTGCACCAACCCCCACACCTGCCCTGCCAAATACCACTTCAGAATCGTCTGTGACGGAAAGCAAGCCAACTACAGTGCTGCTGCCTCCGCCTCCACCTCCTTCTGCTCCAAAGTCCATCCTGTTAAAGCCTGCTGCTTCACCAGACACCCGGTTCTTCAGTCCACCTGGTACCAG CTTGACGGAATCGCACTCCTCACCGGAGAGCGAAACTGCCGTCTTCCTGTCCCAGCAAGAGATGATGTGGAAGGGTTTCATCAACATGCATACCGTAGCAAAGTTTGTTACCAAAGCCTACCTGGTCTCTGGGTCTTTCGAGTACCTGAAGGAG GATTTGCCTGATACTATCCACATTGGCGGTCGAATCTCCCCCCACACTGTGTGGGACTACGTGGGAAAACTGAAGACTTCCTTATCTAAG GAGCTGTGCCTGATCCGCTTCCACCCAGcgacggaggaggaggaggtggcctatgtctccctcttctcttatTTCAGCAGTCGGCGCCGCTTTGGTGTGGTGGCCAACAACAACCGCCGTATCAAGGACCTGTACCTCATCCCACTTAGTGCGAAGGACCCCCTCCCGTCCAAACTCTTGCCCTTTGATGGGCCAG GCCTGGAACCAGCTCGTCCCAATCTTCTTCTTGGCCTAGTTATTtgccagaaagagaagaagcgcACAGGCATACCTCTGGAAAGTGAAGACAAGCGAGCCAAAATTCAGACCCGAGACCCTGATGACACGGGCCTTCCCAAGCCACCTCCTCTTCCCAAGAGTGATGTCAAACCAGAAAAGGTTCAGCGGATTAACCCAGAGATACCTATGAGCACAACTCCTCCAGGTTCTCCTCCTCCCCTTAGCTCTTCTGAGTCGTCTTCAGGTGTTCTTCCAGCTCCATCCATGCTCTCTCTCATTTCCACTGCCAAGCCCCCAGTCTCTGTTCCCTCTGGTAAAGATTCACCATCTTCTACATCCACCACTGATGTTACCACCACTCCCCTCCAAACCATCCTGAAGACCCTATTTGGCAAGAAGAAACAAGACACTGatgtctctctttctccttcAGAGCAGAGgtctgttgatgttacagtgccTCCAGCCCCATTACTTGATCCAATTGTTCAGCAATTTGGACAGATATACCCAAAAGAGGTggaggaagatgaggatgaCCGCCCATATGATCCAGAGGAAGAGTATGACCCAGAAAAGGGCTATGGCACAAAGACATCGACTGCTCCAGATAACGTTTTTGTAGCCACTAAAGTACCTGAGCCCACATCTGCTGAGGTTGATGATGTAGCTTATGATCCAGAAGATGAAACAATCTTTGATGAAGTAAAAGGTGGTGTTGGTGACCTCCCTGGAGAGTCAAAGGCAAAAACCTCAGCTGAGTGCAGCAGCACTGCTCTTGGTGGTGGCACTTCTACACTGACTGAACAACAGAAAATGCTAGAAGAGCTGAACATGCAAATTGAAGAGCAGAAACGCCAGCTGGAAGAACAGGAAGAATCCATTCGTCAACAGAGGGCAACAGCTGGGGTTTCCCACTTAATTCCTGATACCCTGATGCCCCAGCCCTCTAAATCATTGTTAGCAAACAGTCAGTTGCTACAGCTTGGCAAAAAGGTGGATGAAATGGCTGCAAAGACTTCAGCTGCACCAGTCATAAATCAGAGAAGAGACCCACGACAAAGTAGGGACCCCCGGCAGGCTGCAGCTAATCGTAGATTAACGAGCGACGCAACGGAAAAGGAAACTTCCACTGAAGTTCCCACTACAGAAATAGCTTCAACACAGCCAGACTCTTCCCAACCAGAAACAATACAGGTGCCAGCAGAAACACAACCTGAGCTGGTGCCTTTCTTGGAAGCTGAGAACACGGAAATATCTATCCCCCTACTGGGAGAGAAAATAGAACCTGAAATGGACGACAACACATTTGTTGAGCTGCCTGAAAAAAACAGCCAAGATAACTCCAAGCCAGAAATTGAAAGTAACCCTTATACTACTTGGCCAAATTCTGCAAGCATTTTGAAAGCTAAAGAGCTAAACCTTGAACCGCCCCAAGATTTACCTGCACTAGAGTCATCTCAGACTTCATATTACAGTGGATCCATGAATGCAGCGCCCTCAGGTCCTTTCCCTGGGATCTCCCAGGACATGGCACAGAGTAACTCATCTCTAGTGGATGTTCAGACTCCTCATATGCCACATATGGGTATTATAAACCCTGAGTTTGGGAGCTCTCAGGAAATTCCACCTCATATACCTTTCCAACATCCACCTGGGCCTCCCCCAATGCAGGTGCCTCCTCCATTGCAAGGTGAGGGTGACCAGTCTCAGTACCGAGATCCATCCCAATACGCCCCACCAGGTCCTTATCCACCATATCAAAATCAGTGGGGGGGCTCTCAACAGCAGTTTGAGGGACCTCGAGGACCACCACCCCAGCCTATGATGGGACCAAGAGGTCCTCCTCCATTCCAGCCCCTTAGTCAAAGGGGACCACCACCTCAGATATTTGATAATTCTATGAACTCTATACCCCCCCAGCACATGGGACCGAGGGGCCCACCTCCATCGCAGTTCGAGGGTCATTGTCCTCCCCCCCCTTCATTTGATGGGCAAAATGGTTCTCTCCAGCCTAGATTTAATAGACCCCCACCACCATTCAATTTTCCAGGACCCAGaggccccccaccaccatttTCTGGGCCACCACCTGTCCACTTTGACAATAGAACTCCCCCACCTGCTCACTTTCCTGGCCCAAGAGGCCCACCCCCTCCTCATCAGTTTGGAGAACATGTTCCTCAAAAGCCACTACTGGATACACCAAGAGGTCCCGATGAGCAGCCATATGATAACAGTGGTAATACGTATCAGCAGAGTATCGAACCACACCAGGGTGAAACACCACCACTGATATATAGAGAGAACCAGACGTTGGCACAGGCGCCCCCATTCCGGGGTCCCCCACACAACCAATTTGATGGCCGGAGAGGTCCATCTGCTGATATGGGGGGACAACGTTATCCACCCCCGAACCGATTCAGTGGACCAGGAGCCCCTACTCATCTTCACAACCAGAGAATGCCTTCACCTCCTCATAGAGGCTCTTTTGAGGACCCAAGGGGCCCTCATCCTCCTGAGTTTCAAGGTCCAAGAGGACCTCCAGCAGTGCCGTTTGCAGGGCCCCGAGTTCCCCCACCTGGTCATTttccagagagcagaggaggacAGCCGCGATTCCGTTTTGAAGGTCCCCATCACCCACCAGAAATACGGCCTCTGCGTCATTCTGGGCCGCTACTCCCTACTCCTCCTGAAGGACCCATTCAGTTGCCAAACCGAGTAGGCCACAGCCCTGATTCCCACCGGGAGGACCACTGGAGGCATTCTCCTGAGATGAGGAGACGCAGTAGCAGAGAGGACTCCGAGCAGCGCAACAATGGGGACAGGGCAGGCAGATTTGAAGGCACACACCGTGATAGGGagggtgcccaagggcccacacgGGTCTCAGAGGAAAGGCAAAGGGAGGTATCTGAGGACAGGAGAAGGGATCGGGACAGCGGTCATTCTGCTAGACAATGGGACAGGAACTCTGGAAAACCCTGGAGCCGAGAACGGgactgggacaggagcagagagagagactgggaTAGAGACCGGGAGAGAGACCGTAGCAGAGGAAGAGAAGCAGATAGGCACAGAGAGGGAGACAGCGATAAGAGGAGGGACAGGGACCGCGACAGAGACCGAGACAGAGAAAGGGAACGAGGTAGGGATAGAGACTCTGACAGGAGAGACCATGACCGTGACAGAGGAAGAAACCGTGACCGGGATCGTGACAGAGaccgagacagagagagagatcgAGACCGCGACAGGGACAGCAGGGATAGACGCCGTGACCGATCAAGGAGCAGAGACCGAGGAAAAGATAGAGACAGAGATCGTGGAAGAGACAGAGATCGGGATCGGGATAGAGAAAGAGACCGAGACAGAAAAGAGAGGAGTAAGAGCAAAGAAAAGGGGAAAGAAAACAAATCTGAAACCCCAAAGGAAAGTGAAAAAACTTCAGAAACAGAGACTGCTGCTAGCAAAAATGCAACATCCTGA